In one Euleptes europaea isolate rEulEur1 chromosome 12, rEulEur1.hap1, whole genome shotgun sequence genomic region, the following are encoded:
- the LOC130485134 gene encoding divergent protein kinase domain 2B-like gives MHSSKNIIIFPEAEGWPFPKYLGSCGRLIVSTSTRPLKECYSVSPDMAADLALQLLAIISSMMNNDLNYFFFFTYVDANTFGVFNNGYLFVRDASRLGIIDMQEGTSLMEDQQEHYDIFSCLAVDCQSVFPSCNSIKHTQSLIMVCEKILPELLKEKFLPYVQEEIDSALAICADSFLAQQKVISAAQKLAEILKPLRPCHSHFAYRYPDCKYDAKW, from the exons atgcacagctcTAAAAACATTATA ATCTTCCCTGAAGCAGAAGGGTGGCCATTTCCAAAATACTTGGGGTCTTGTGGCCGGCTAATAGTCAGTACCAGCACCAGACCTTTGAAGGAATGTTATAGTGTATCTCCTGATATGGCAGCAGACCTAGCTCTCCAGCTTCTTGCTATCATTAGTTCCATGATGAATAATGATCtgaactacttcttcttcttcacctatgTTGATGCTAACACATTTGGTGTTTTCAACAATGGGTATCTGTTCGTCCGGGATGCCAGTAGACTAGGAATTATTGACATGCAAGAAG GAACCTCGTTGATGGAAGACCAGCAGGAACATTATGACATATTCAGCTGCTTAGCTGTGGACTGTCAGTCTGTGTTTCCCTCCTGTAATTCCATTAAGCACACTCAGAGCCTCATCATGGTGTGTGAGAAAATTCTGCCTGAACTCTTAAAGGAAAAATTCTTGCCTTATGTTCAAGAGGAGATTGACAGTGCTTTGGCCATTTGTGCGGACAGTTTCTTAGCTCAACAAAAAGTCATCTCTGCAGCTCAGAAGCTGGCAGAGATTTTGAAGCCTCTGCGGCCTTGCCACTCTCATTTTGCCTACCGCTATCCTGATTGCAAATATGATGCCAAATGGTAA